In a genomic window of Schistocerca gregaria isolate iqSchGreg1 chromosome 5, iqSchGreg1.2, whole genome shotgun sequence:
- the LOC126272993 gene encoding uncharacterized protein LOC126272993 isoform X2: MEELRVSDQLPFCIETETAAKGTRWNSTTDAATLVGPSATAGKEEPSHAAECNIFETISGHSRFYQARESGNDVVDRGPPPGITEEKCRLEVEEAYAPVSTSETCETPRSSECHTGATAGDSTAPSCSDMEAQADTFSDHEPPIGKKCFRLDLDGTYSPGFSRETSECHTGAMAGDNTLPYCSGTEAGTDSVADHELAVDVIEKKCSRLEMEHALSLAVFSETCESLSRSKECDTDAAAGGDSTIPPFSDEDEHQLFEAVSMSHTTGEGPTDTEEPYELCAADFSTVPSEIEESVWKEIRHVKRRLLQGNKPSTKRLPRVALVALFDAVDAFIGDAGSTSPGPASGARGSGRGSGTFLTSRRCGPASRVSSLQESQPPEEAHTGADVWTSKHLSKTLEAISSRLENVERSLRSYRSDAADTSREVTEEQKRLLLEVERKMVGVMSQGVGEQRSRRTFLQAEVELLARRLLRLRDALRAVGGAQRR; encoded by the exons AGACAGAGACTGCTGCGAAGGGAACGCGGTGGAACTCAACAACAGACGCTGCGACCTTGGTGGGGCCCTCAGCAACCGCGGGGAAAGAAGAGCCATCACATGCCGCAGAATGTAATATCTTTGAAACCATATCTGGGCATTCAAGATTTTACCAAGCAAGGGAATCAGGTAACGATGTCGTAGATCGTGGACCTCCACCTGGCATTACGGAGGAGAAATGTAGACTGGAAGTAGAAGAAGCGTACGCTCCAGTTTCCACTAGCGAAACGTGTGAGACACCCAGAAGTTCTGAATGTCACACTGGAGCTACTGCAGGCGACAGTACTGCCCCTTCCTGCTCAGACATGGAAGCACAGGCAGATACATTTTCTGACCACGAACCTCCTATTGGGAAAAAATGCTTTAGACTGGATCTGGATGGAACTTATTCCCCAGGTTTCTCCAGAGAAACGTCGGAATGTCACACTGGAGCCATGGCAGGTGATAACACCCTCCCGTATTGTTCAGGCACAGAGGCAGGCACCGACAGTGTCGCTGATCACGAACTTGCCGTTGACGTTATTGAGAAAAAATGTTCTAGACTGGAGATGGAACATGCCCTCTCGCTGGCTGTCTTCAGTGAAACCTGTGAATCGTTGTCCAGAAGTAAGGAATGTGACACCGACGCTGCTGCTGGGGGTGACAGTACCATTCCACCATTCTCGGATGAAGACGAGCATCAACTTTTCGAGGCTGTGTCCATGTCGCACACAACAGGCGAAGGCCCTACAGATACTGAAGAGCCTTACGAGCTATGTGCTGCCGATTTTTCCACAGTGCCATCGGAAATAGAAGAAAGCGTCTGGAAGGAGATTCGTCACGTGAAACGGCGACTATTGCAAGGGAACAAGCCATCCACCAAGCGGCTCCCACGCGTTGCTTTGGTGGCACTGTTCGACGCAGTCGACGCCTTTATCGGTGACGCCGGGTCGACTTCTCCCGGTCCCGCAAGTGGAGCCCGCGGCTCAGGACGCGGCTCGGGCACCTTCTTGACATCCAGGCGGTGTGGTCCGGCTTCCAGGGTTTCCAGCCTCCAAGAGTCGCAACCGCCGGAGGAAGCCCACACAGGGGCCGACGTGTGGACCTCAAAGCACCTCTCGAAGACACTGGAAGCCATCAGTTCGCGTCTCGAAAATGTGGAACGGTCCTTGCGGTCGTACCGCTCTGACGCCGCAGATACTTCCAGAGAAGTGACGGAGGAACAGAAACGGCTTCTTCTGGAAGTGGAGAGGAAGATGGTTGGCGTGATGTCTCAGGGGGTGGGAGAGCAgaggtcccggcggacgttcctgCAAGCAGAGGTGGAGCTGTTGGCGCGCAGGCTGCTGAGGCTGCGAGACGCCCTGAGGGCCGTAG GTGGCGCTCAACGGCGCTAG
- the LOC126272993 gene encoding uncharacterized protein LOC126272993 isoform X1, translating to MEELRVSDQLPFCIETETAAKGTRWNSTTDAATLVGPSATAGKEEPSHAAECNIFETISGHSRFYQARESGNDVVDRGPPPGITEEKCRLEVEEAYAPVSTSETCETPRSSECHTGATAGDSTAPSCSDMEAQADTFSDHEPPIGKKCFRLDLDGTYSPGFSRETSECHTGAMAGDNTLPYCSGTEAGTDSVADHELAVDVIEKKCSRLEMEHALSLAVFSETCESLSRSKECDTDAAAGGDSTIPPFSDEDEHQLFEAVSMSHTTGEGPTDTEEPYELCAADFSTVPSEIEESVWKEIRHVKRRLLQGNKPSTKRLPRVALVALFDAVDAFIGDAGSTSPGPASGARGSGRGSGTFLTSRRCGPASRVSSLQESQPPEEAHTGADVWTSKHLSKTLEAISSRLENVERSLRSYRSDAADTSREVTEEQKRLLLEVERKMVGVMSQGVGEQRSRRTFLQAEVELLARRLLRLRDALRAVGGCGGGGGGGEASGGGYFTELDVQVALNGARRHLRAALAAAAKLSLQPAADSEELPSTGVDVQGT from the coding sequence AGACAGAGACTGCTGCGAAGGGAACGCGGTGGAACTCAACAACAGACGCTGCGACCTTGGTGGGGCCCTCAGCAACCGCGGGGAAAGAAGAGCCATCACATGCCGCAGAATGTAATATCTTTGAAACCATATCTGGGCATTCAAGATTTTACCAAGCAAGGGAATCAGGTAACGATGTCGTAGATCGTGGACCTCCACCTGGCATTACGGAGGAGAAATGTAGACTGGAAGTAGAAGAAGCGTACGCTCCAGTTTCCACTAGCGAAACGTGTGAGACACCCAGAAGTTCTGAATGTCACACTGGAGCTACTGCAGGCGACAGTACTGCCCCTTCCTGCTCAGACATGGAAGCACAGGCAGATACATTTTCTGACCACGAACCTCCTATTGGGAAAAAATGCTTTAGACTGGATCTGGATGGAACTTATTCCCCAGGTTTCTCCAGAGAAACGTCGGAATGTCACACTGGAGCCATGGCAGGTGATAACACCCTCCCGTATTGTTCAGGCACAGAGGCAGGCACCGACAGTGTCGCTGATCACGAACTTGCCGTTGACGTTATTGAGAAAAAATGTTCTAGACTGGAGATGGAACATGCCCTCTCGCTGGCTGTCTTCAGTGAAACCTGTGAATCGTTGTCCAGAAGTAAGGAATGTGACACCGACGCTGCTGCTGGGGGTGACAGTACCATTCCACCATTCTCGGATGAAGACGAGCATCAACTTTTCGAGGCTGTGTCCATGTCGCACACAACAGGCGAAGGCCCTACAGATACTGAAGAGCCTTACGAGCTATGTGCTGCCGATTTTTCCACAGTGCCATCGGAAATAGAAGAAAGCGTCTGGAAGGAGATTCGTCACGTGAAACGGCGACTATTGCAAGGGAACAAGCCATCCACCAAGCGGCTCCCACGCGTTGCTTTGGTGGCACTGTTCGACGCAGTCGACGCCTTTATCGGTGACGCCGGGTCGACTTCTCCCGGTCCCGCAAGTGGAGCCCGCGGCTCAGGACGCGGCTCGGGCACCTTCTTGACATCCAGGCGGTGTGGTCCGGCTTCCAGGGTTTCCAGCCTCCAAGAGTCGCAACCGCCGGAGGAAGCCCACACAGGGGCCGACGTGTGGACCTCAAAGCACCTCTCGAAGACACTGGAAGCCATCAGTTCGCGTCTCGAAAATGTGGAACGGTCCTTGCGGTCGTACCGCTCTGACGCCGCAGATACTTCCAGAGAAGTGACGGAGGAACAGAAACGGCTTCTTCTGGAAGTGGAGAGGAAGATGGTTGGCGTGATGTCTCAGGGGGTGGGAGAGCAgaggtcccggcggacgttcctgCAAGCAGAGGTGGAGCTGTTGGCGCGCAGGCTGCTGAGGCTGCGAGACGCCCTGAGGGCCGTAGGTGggtgcgggggcgggggcggcggcggcgaggccagtggcggagggtacttcacgGAGCTGGATGTGCAGGTGGCGCTCAACGGCGCTAGGAGGCACCTGAGGGCTGCGCTGGCCGCGGCGGCCAAGCTCTCCCTGCAGCCGGCAGCCGACAGCGAAGAGCTGCCTTCTACCGGTGTCGATGTTCAGGGAACTTGA